The Archangium primigenium genomic interval CCCTGTTGTCCCGCCTCGTCCGCCCGCGCTCCGGGCTGCTCCCCTCTCCGGGCGCTCCGGAGAGGGTGGGGTGAGGCCGGAGGCGTCAGCCCTCGACGCGGACCTTGTCCGCCTGCATGCCCTTCTGGCCCCGCACCGCCTCGTACGAGACCTTCTGGCCCTCCTGCAGGCTCTTGAAGCCCGTACTCTCGATGGCGCGGAAGTGGACGAACAGATCCTCCCCGCCACCTTCGGGGGTGATGAAGCCGAAACCCTTCGCGTCATTGAACCACTTCACGGTGCCCGTCTGCCGATTGGCCATGGTCTTGCTCCCTTACCCCTCAGGGGTGAACCCAGACTGGGTCTGGGACGGTGAACATTGCCCCTGGGCCGGGGGATGGCAAGAAACGCCGTCGAGGATCGGACCGAAGGTCAGAAGCGCATCACCCGCCAGGCCGGCGTCTTCTGCTGCCGCTCCTTCGCCTCCTCCTTCTTCTGCTCCTCGGGCGTGGGTGGAGGCGGCGGCGCGGGGGCGGCCGCGTCGTAGTCCGGCGGCTTCACCTCGAAGCCGTCGTTGTCGATGTCCAGCTCGGCGATCTGGTGCTTGTCGTCGGTGACGGCCTCGATGATGCCGCCGATGATGGCCGTGCCAATCCCGATGAGCGGCGCGACCACGACCGCGGCCGGTCCACTCAGGGCGATGGCCGCCCCGAGCCCCGCCGCGCCTCCGACGATGCCCACCGCGCCCTTGGCGATCTGTCCGGTGTGGCCGCCATCCACGCCCTTCTTGATGTCCATGGCGCCGTTGAAGATGTCCAGGCCCGGGCCCGCCACGGCGCCCAGCGCCCGGCTCGCCCCGCCCATCTTGCCGATCGTCTTGGCGATGGCCGAGCCCGTCGAGGAGGAGCCCTCGAGCGCGTCCAGGGCGGGGGAGGCGAGCTTGTTGACGATGGACTTGTCGTAGGGGTTGTTGCCCTTGATGCGGTCGAGCACCGTCAGGCCATCGGCCACGAGGTTGCCCGCGCCCCAGGCGGTGGACAGCGCGCCGGCGATGATGTCCGCCTTGTTGCCCGAGCGGATGCCCGCGGCCAGGTTCATGGCGCCGCTGGCCGCGCCCAGCGCGTTGCTCGCCATCTTGGTGCCCGTGCGCGCATCCCGCACCTCGGTGAGCGAGTCGCGCACCGGATCGATGCCGAAGAGGTTGCGCACGCCCGGGGGCAGGGGCGTGTTGCCCGCCTTGTCCTGGATGAACTCCATGGCGTCCAGCGCCTTGACGCCCACGTGGTCCACGTAGGCCTTCACCGTGTCCACGCTGGACGTGGTGGCCTTGAGCGCCAGGTCGCGCGCGGTCTCGTTGTTGTCGAACAGGGCGGGGTCGTCGACGTTGCGCGGATCCTTGCCGCCAGGGCCGGAGATCGAAAGCG includes:
- a CDS encoding cold-shock protein, which produces MANRQTGTVKWFNDAKGFGFITPEGGGEDLFVHFRAIESTGFKSLQEGQKVSYEAVRGQKGMQADKVRVEG